A portion of the Malania oleifera isolate guangnan ecotype guangnan chromosome 3, ASM2987363v1, whole genome shotgun sequence genome contains these proteins:
- the LOC131150915 gene encoding 23 kDa jasmonate-induced protein-like produces the protein MSSNVFGTPITDDYIKGLPGAPNDITAAVRAQYAMDYINDGSKNVDAQTYVDNLKSQYGNGITCRVVFYNATGGTLSYVNAHDYHGHIGAAPYPLKLQNGQWGAFLHVHPTGAMVGSSAAAVYGGVNGSGEGRDWMMAWSIPYIGSNHSYTEIRESGHFADANDVWGVISDKMGNSGHETEDSWGGCKSKAIIGEDTSPAYTAMFTLEDVKFLT, from the exons ATGTCGTCCAACGTGTTTGGGACTCCAATCACCGACGATTACATAAAGGGATTGCCGGGCGCTCCGAATGACATAACGGCGGCGGTGAGGGCGCAGTACGCCATGGACTACATCAACGACGGCAGCAAGAACGTCGATGCGCAGACCTACGTCGACAACCTTAAATCCCAGTACGGCAACGGAATCACCTGCCGTGTCGTGTTTTACAACGCCACCGGTGGCACCCTCAGCTACGTCAACGCCCACGACTACCACGGCCACATCGGCGCCGCCCCTTACCCCCTCAAGTTGCAGAACGGCCAGTGGGGCGCCTTTCTCCACGTCCACCCCACCGGAGCCATGGTAGGTTCCTCCGCCGCAGCCGTCTACGGCGGCGTGAACGGAAGTGGAGAGGGCCGCGACTGGATGATGGCTTGGTCTATCCCTTACATCGGGAGCAACCAC TCCTATACTGAGATACGTGAATCTGGACATTTTGCTGATGCTAATGATGTTTGGGGTGTCATTTCTGACAAAATGGGTAACTCTGGACACGAAACAGAAGATAGTTGGGGTGGATGCAAGTCAAAAGCGATAATTGGTGAAGATACTTCACCAGCATATACTGCAATGTTCACTTTGGAAGATGTTAAGTTCCTGACATAG
- the LOC131151544 gene encoding 23 kDa jasmonate-induced protein-like, translating to MSSNVFGTPITDDYIKGLPGAPAIKTPAVRAQYAMNYINDGSKNVEAQTYVDNLKSQYGNGITCRIVFYNPTGGTLTYVTAHDYHGHIGAAPYPLKLQNGQWGAFLHVHGTLVYCSGAAVYDGLNGEGDGRD from the coding sequence ATGTCGTCCAACGTGTTTGGGACTCCAATCACCGACGACTATATAAAGGGATTGCCAGGTGCTCCTGCGATCAAAACGCCGGCGGTGAGGGCGCAGTATGCCATGAACTACATCAACGACGGCAGCAAGAACGTCGAAGCGCAGACCTACGTCGACAACCTCAAATCCCAGTACGGCAACGGAATCACCTGCCGTATTGTGTTTTACAACCCCACCGGCGGCACCCTCACCTACGTCACCGCCCACGACTACCACGGCCACATCGGCGCCGCCCCTTACCCTCTCAAGTTGCAGAACGGCCAGTGGGGCGCCTTTCTCCACGTCCATGGAACCCTGGTTTATTGCTCCGGCGCCGCCGTCTACGACGGTCTGAACGGAGAGGGAGATGGCCGCGACTGA